In Crassostrea angulata isolate pt1a10 chromosome 4, ASM2561291v2, whole genome shotgun sequence, one genomic interval encodes:
- the LOC128180876 gene encoding octopamine receptor 2-like — MSNASLSGEMETISDGASVTELMILEMNNSGKNILLPCGSNTTKWTLTSPVCSLNFHSFLSFVFVAILLSLITIWTIFGNALVWVALYRFPKLRSMSNCLIGNLAMSDLLLALTVLPISLGNDLLGHWVFGEVMCPIWLCIDVLYCTASIWGLVTIAVDRYTATVYPVWYFERRSPLRALIYIIMVWFFSIIVSIAPFIGWREMIPNLYKFNIETKRFECVLFETEGYVVYSAMGSFVIPAVLMLFLYFRIFIILRKRMKTMQLKKEKFKLNIDQDFDSCPLQDENSQIDQSTTPVTQVKMSDKATQISPVSKKQCTTSYNVQRSLSETNVHGENSQKITKDGNNSILPDVICKSQKEEGTEEEKQPCLYDVNVNKSILSSADDQKQENRPDEKGPTRFIRTDQDNTKRASKKRVSLLYKKRNSKSKHIQGIKTKYELREQRATKRMAIVMGCFLFCWFPFLFMYLIRSFCVSCYLNVHIQASIIWLGYVNSSINPILYTLFNDDFRKAFKIILGLESRHPQRNKL; from the coding sequence ATGTCAAATGCATCGCTATCTGGTGAAATGGAGACCATTTCTGATGGCGCCTCAGTCACGGAATTAATGATTCTTGAAATGAACAACTCGGGGAAGAACATTTTACTTCCTTGTGGATCCAACACAACAAAATGGACACTGACCAGCCCAGTTTGCTCGCTCAATTTCCATTCATTTCTATCCTTTGTGTTTGTGGCGATTCTTCTGTCGTTAATTACTATTTGGACAATATTTGGAAACGCTCTAGTATGGGTTGCTCTGTACCGATTTCCAAAATTGAGATCCATGTCCAACTGTTTGATCGGGAATCTGGCAATGAGCGACTTGTTGTTAGCTTTGACAGTTTTGCCTATTTCCCTCGGCAATGACCTCCTCGGGCACTGGGTATTTGGAGAAGTGATGTGCCCAATATGGCTGTGCATAGACGTGTTATACTGCACAGCTTCTATCTGGGGACTGGTGACAATTGCTGTCGACCGTTACACGGCAACTGTTTACCCAGTGTGGTACTTTGAGAGACGGTCACCACTCAGAGCACTTATCTACATCATCATGGTATGGTTCTTCTCCATAATCGTGTCTATTGCTCCCTTCATTGGCTGGAGGGAGATGATTCCAAACCTTTACAAGTTCAATATCGAAACGAAAAGATTTGAGTGCGTTTTGTTTGAAACGGAGGGATATGTTGTGTACTCGGCAATGGGGTCTTTTGTTATACCCGCAGTCTTGATGCTATTTTTGTACTTCAGAATTTTCATCATTCTTCGCAAACGAATGAAGACTATGCaacttaaaaaggagaaattcAAACTGAACATAGACCAGGACTTTGACAGCTGCCCACTACAGGACGAAAACAGTCAAATTGACCAGAGCACTACACCAGTTACTCAAGTGAAAATGTCTGATAAAGCTACACAAATCAGCCCTGTATCAAAGAAACAGTGCACAACGTCGTACAATGTACAGCGTAGCCTGTCAGAAACAAACGTCCATGGTGAGAATTctcagaaaattacaaaagaCGGAAACAATTCTATTTTGCCGGATGTCATATGTAAAAGTCAGAAAGAGGAAGGGACAGAGGAAGAAAAACAACCATGCTTATATGATGTTAATGTGAACAAAAGTATCCTTAGCTCTGCTGATGATCAAAAACAAGAAAATCGACCAGATGAAAAGGGACCGACAAGATTCATTAGAACTGACCAGGACAATACCAAAAGGGCATCTAAGAAAAGGGTCTCTCTATTgtacaaaaaaagaaattccaaATCTAAACACATTCAAGGAATAAAGACGAAATACGAATTACGAGAACAGCGAGCAACGAAGCGCATGGCCATTGTGATGGGTTGCTTCCTGTTCTGTTGGTTTCCATTCCTGTTTATGTATCTCATCCGGAGTTTTTGTGTGTCGTGTTATTTAAACGTACACATCCAAGCGTCCATAATCTGGCTGGGATACGTCAACTCCAGCATAAACCCTATACTTTATACACTGTTTAACGACGACTTCAGGAAGGCGTTTAAAATCATCCTTGGCTTGGAATCAAGACATCCCCaaagaaacaaattataa